A segment of the Streptomyces sp. ITFR-21 genome:
GGTGCTCAGCGTGTACCAGCCGATGGACCTGACCTGGGCGGTGAAGGTGCTGTCGCCGTCGCCCCGGGAGGACTGGTTGCGCTTGGCGACGGTCCTGCCGCCGTAGGCCAGCTCGGTGGTGCCGGTGTTGCTGCCCTCCAAGCCCTCCGTGGACGGGTCCCGGAACGCCCATTCGGTGTCGTAGACCAGCCGGCCCCCGGCGAGGTACGGCACGGCGCGGGCGGTCCCCAGGCCGACCGTTAGAAGAACCGTTGGAAGATCCGCGCGTACGACGACTTCGCCGTGGCGTTGATCGCGTGCGTGCCGCCGCCGATGTCCTCGTTCACACCCTTGACGTCGGCGAACGTGTCGGAGCGCACGTCCCAGCGCGCCGCGGTCACGTGCGCCGTGAGGCCGAAGGGCGTGTCGGCGCTGCGGATCTCGCCGGCCGACAGGTCCAGCTGGCACGCCGGGCCCTGCGGCTGGAGCGTCACGTCCGCCTGCGGGCTGCCGGCCGGCCCGCAACGGGCCTGGATCGCGATACGCGCCATCAGGGACGTGTGGAAGGTGCCGCCGGGGCTGCTCGGCAGCCCCACGATGAGCCCGGTCGCCGCGTAGGGGTCCTGGGAGTCGTCGGTGCCGGTCCAGCTCGACAGGTAGCCCGGCCGCAGGTCCTAGGGGCGTTCGGCACCACGTACAGGTGGCGGCCGTCGTTCCAGGTCGACGCTGCCGATCGCGTCGGTGCCCACGCACAGCCGGGCGTCGAGCGGCTGGTCGTAGCCCGCCCCCAGCTTCGGGGGACAGCGCGACCTTCAGCCGGCGGCCCTTGCGGGCGTCGACCGTGGCGGCGACCTTGGACGCCGACACGGTCACCACCCGGGCGCCCGGGGTGTCGGTGCCGTCCTTGGCGGTCTGCACGTCGGCGATGACCGCGTACCGCCCCTTGGGAAGCGCCAGCGTCCGCCCGCCGGCCGTCCCGTACGACGCGTGCGAGGCGCGGTCGACCACCGACACCTGGCTGCCGACCTTGGCGCCGGTCCGGTCGAGGGTGGTCACCGTGACCGAGCCGCTCGCCGCCTGCGCGGGCGTGGACGAGGCCGCTGTGAGAAGCGGCGCGGCGCCGGCCGCCACCCCCAGAAAAACCTTGACGCGTCGCACGGGTTCTCCCCTGCCCCAGTCGCGAACGGTGAAAACGGCTGAGCGCGACAGGGGCCGCCTTGCCCCCTCCCGGGCCGCCGTCCCCAAATCGACTCGTCATCGTTGCCTCCGCGCCGAACCGCTCCCGGCCGGGGCAGCGCATACTGGTAGCACGATGACGAAACCTGCCGCGCCCCGGCGCCACCTCCCCACCAGCCCCTTCAACGTCCCGGTCGCCCCGCCGGTCAAGCGGTTCGAGCTGGGAGACCGTGTCTCGCACGACCGTTACGGCCTGGGCAGGATCATCGGCGTCGAGGACGGGATCGCCATGCTCGTCGACTTCGGCGGCGACCGTCAGACCCGAGTGGTCAGCCCGTACTCCGGTATGAACAAGCTCTGACCCGGCCGCGCCCGCCCGACGTCACCGACGCCGGGTGAGGGCGCCCGCCTCCTGCCCCGGGAAGGTCCTCACCGCGCCCGCGACGGCGCCGCCGGGGATCGCGCCGTCCGGGGACGCGCCCGGGATCCGCACCCCACCCGTGCGGCGCTGTGGGCTGTCCGGATCGTGGAACCGGGTATCTGCGGGATTCCTGATGTATCTATGATGTGCACATCATGAACACGGTTGCCGCGCCCAAGCCCCCGCCCGCCGCCGAGCGGGTCTACTCCCACGTCAAGTCCGCCGTGCTGGACCGCAGCTACGAAGGCGGCACGCTCCTCACCGAAGGGGATCTCGCCGAGGCCGTCGGGGTGTCCAGAACCCCGGTACGGGAGGCCCTGCTGCGGCTGGAGGCCGAAGGGCTGCTCAAGCTGTACCCCAAGAAGGGCGCCCTGGTGCTGCCCGTCTCGGCGCAGGAGATCGCCGACGTGGTGGAGACCCGCCTGCTGGTGGAGCAGCACGCGGTGGCCAAGCTGGTCGGCGCGGTGCCGGAGCGGCTGATCGCCAGCCTGGAGGAGTCGCTGGCCGAGCAGCGCGGGCACGCCGAGACCGGTGACCTGGCGGCGTTCGCCGCCGCCGACCGCGGCTTCCACGCCGAGATCGTGCGCGCCGGCGGGAACCGCATCCTCGCCCACCTCTACGACCAGCTGCGCGACCGGCAGCTGCGGATGGGTGTGGCCACGATGCACGCCGAGCCGAGCCGGGTCGCCAAGAACATCGCCGAGCACACCGAGATCCTGGAGGCGCTGCGCGACGGCGCCGCGGACACCGCCGCCGCGGTCGTCGACCGGCACGTGTCCTGGGTGAACACCCTCGCCCGGGGCCAGTCGTGAGGGCCACCGCGCACAAGACGCCGCACAACGT
Coding sequences within it:
- a CDS encoding GntR family transcriptional regulator, translated to MNTVAAPKPPPAAERVYSHVKSAVLDRSYEGGTLLTEGDLAEAVGVSRTPVREALLRLEAEGLLKLYPKKGALVLPVSAQEIADVVETRLLVEQHAVAKLVGAVPERLIASLEESLAEQRGHAETGDLAAFAAADRGFHAEIVRAGGNRILAHLYDQLRDRQLRMGVATMHAEPSRVAKNIAEHTEILEALRDGAADTAAAVVDRHVSWVNTLARGQS